The proteins below come from a single Scatophagus argus isolate fScaArg1 chromosome 15, fScaArg1.pri, whole genome shotgun sequence genomic window:
- the LOC124071951 gene encoding uncharacterized protein LOC124071951 isoform X2 gives MQLLHSEWEYVSTLNQLYERYKTPPAHQMTVEPYQTYLKFVEQLLQRHLLFRNTLQERLSAEHWKSLVGDILVQLIGQNDTTFSEMYLGYTTTLASFLSLEFNRLNRPEKSQKMQNGQMEREEMKLLSLLLAPVSRIHGYLSHIQNLLQWTGKEHPDCSLLLGTERALRSVLSRCHAILEEDVRWEEGEGSGQSCSGAAAGGSSANCCRRSQQTRESQQEANAAAQRDDQQAVSLTNGVDGGHSMRLECWSCSPVRRKVCGRDRTTQNQPARDCGHAYCSLLTPDTAGWGENSDSGQGTFSQPTGKSTNELEAPHTNHSVEDGETDQDDTSAFDYSSVTSCSPDGTLRRDMMGSNSGEDEDEDSQVPVLLKPSYSQQQQQQQSPRERTVCLRWQIPRLTPHPPLRNTAGSCVDGPTPCLISSYGKRLVSVRKGSPPLHPKSAFRPIWDDPSKQADSAPEKDSRQGFIPIQAPARQSFQNFNPSRENLRPGLSQQQRGNHAAAMSGGGLWDDSEDSEGPCSTV, from the exons ATGCAGCTTCTGCATTCTGAGTGGGAGTACGTGTCCACTTTGAACCAGCTGTATGAAAGATACAAGACCCCACCAGCTCACCAGATGACCGTGGAGCCGTA TCAGACGTACCTGAAGTTTGTGGAGCAGCTGTTACAGAGACATCTGCTCTTCAGAAACACCCTGCAGGAGCGACTATCCGCTGAACACTGGAAATCTCTGGTCGGAGACATTCTGGTGCAGCTTATTGGCCAAAATGAC ACGACCTTCTCAGAGATGTACCTTGGATACACGACCACACTGGCCTCGTTCCTCTCGCTGGAGTTCAACAGACTAAATCGCCctgagaaaagtcagaaaatgcag AACGGCCAGATGGAGCgagaggaaatgaaactgcTGTCCCTGCTGTTGGCACCCGTGTCGCGCATACACGGCTACCTGAGCCACATCCAG AACTTGTTGCAGTGGACAGGTAAAGAGCATCCCGACTGCAGCCTCCTGCTGGGAACTGAGCGAGCGCTGAGGAGCGTTTTGTCCCGCTGTCATGCGATCCTGGAGGAAGACGTCCGGTGGGAGGAAGGCGAAGGATCTGGACAAAG CTGCTCCGGTGCAGCAGCTGGTGGATCTTCTGCAaactgctgcaggaggagccAGCAGACCAGAGAGTCTCAGCAGGAGGCCAACGCCGCAGCTCAGAG AGACGACCAGCAGGCCGTCAGCCTCACCAACGGAGTCGACGGCGGTCACTCGATGCGTCTGGAGTGCTGGTCCTGCAGCCCAGTGAGGAGGAAGGTCTGCGGAAGAGACCGGACCACCCAGAACCAGCCGGCCCGTGACTGTGGACACGCCTACTGCTCCCTCCTGACTCCCGACACTGCCGGATGGGGAGAGAACAGCGACTCGGGCCAGGGCACCTTCAGCCAGCCCACCGGGAAAAGCACCAACGAGTTGGAGGCACCTCACACCAACCACAGCGTTGAGGACGGCGAGACAGACCAAGATGACACCTCAGCCTTCGACTACTCCTCTGTCACTTCCTGCAGCCCGGACGGCACCCTGCGCAGGGACATGATGGGCAGCAACAGTGGGGAGGATGAAGACGAGGACAGCCAGGTGCCCGTGCTGTTAAAGCCCTCatacagccagcagcagcagcagcagcagtcgcCCAGAGAGaggactgtgtgtctgaggtggcAGATTCCCAGACTgacccctcaccctcctctgaGAAACACCGCAGGGTCGTGCGTGGACGGGCCGACGCCGTGCCTCATCAGCTCCTACGGGAAGAGGCTGGTCAGCGTCAGGAAAGGGTCGCCTCCTTTGCATCCAAAAAGTGCCTTCAGGCCCATCTGGGATGATCCATCCAAACAG GCTGACTCAGCtccagagaaagacagcagacaAGGATTCATTCCGATCCAAGCCCCAGCGAGGCAAAGCTTTCAGAATTTCAACCCGAGCAGAGAAAACCTGAG ACCAGGCCTGTCTCAGCAGCAGCGAGGCAACCACGCGGCAGCCATGAGCGGTGGAGGACTGTGGGACGACAGTGAGGACAGCGAGGGACCctgcagcacagtttga
- the LOC124071951 gene encoding uncharacterized protein LOC124071951 isoform X1 — MVKQFIRHVRPAERHFAVCPLLRSSNPAESACECSSAPAACLSRGKLLLHCFLQGLKAGLSEGTDARHQVAMQLLHSEWEYVSTLNQLYERYKTPPAHQMTVEPYQTYLKFVEQLLQRHLLFRNTLQERLSAEHWKSLVGDILVQLIGQNDTTFSEMYLGYTTTLASFLSLEFNRLNRPEKSQKMQNGQMEREEMKLLSLLLAPVSRIHGYLSHIQNLLQWTGKEHPDCSLLLGTERALRSVLSRCHAILEEDVRWEEGEGSGQSCSGAAAGGSSANCCRRSQQTRESQQEANAAAQRDDQQAVSLTNGVDGGHSMRLECWSCSPVRRKVCGRDRTTQNQPARDCGHAYCSLLTPDTAGWGENSDSGQGTFSQPTGKSTNELEAPHTNHSVEDGETDQDDTSAFDYSSVTSCSPDGTLRRDMMGSNSGEDEDEDSQVPVLLKPSYSQQQQQQQSPRERTVCLRWQIPRLTPHPPLRNTAGSCVDGPTPCLISSYGKRLVSVRKGSPPLHPKSAFRPIWDDPSKQADSAPEKDSRQGFIPIQAPARQSFQNFNPSRENLRPGLSQQQRGNHAAAMSGGGLWDDSEDSEGPCSTV, encoded by the exons ATGGTGAAGCAGTTTATTAGACACGTcagacctgcagagagacattTTGCCGTCTGTCCACTGTTACGCAGCAGCAATCCAGCAGAGTCGGCCTGCGAGTGTTCGTCTGCTCCAGCGGCCTGCCTGTCCAGAGGAAAACTGCTCCTCCACTGCTTCCTGCAGGGCCTCAAAGCAGGACTGAGCGAAGGCACAG atgCACGACATCAGGTGGCGATGCAGCTTCTGCATTCTGAGTGGGAGTACGTGTCCACTTTGAACCAGCTGTATGAAAGATACAAGACCCCACCAGCTCACCAGATGACCGTGGAGCCGTA TCAGACGTACCTGAAGTTTGTGGAGCAGCTGTTACAGAGACATCTGCTCTTCAGAAACACCCTGCAGGAGCGACTATCCGCTGAACACTGGAAATCTCTGGTCGGAGACATTCTGGTGCAGCTTATTGGCCAAAATGAC ACGACCTTCTCAGAGATGTACCTTGGATACACGACCACACTGGCCTCGTTCCTCTCGCTGGAGTTCAACAGACTAAATCGCCctgagaaaagtcagaaaatgcag AACGGCCAGATGGAGCgagaggaaatgaaactgcTGTCCCTGCTGTTGGCACCCGTGTCGCGCATACACGGCTACCTGAGCCACATCCAG AACTTGTTGCAGTGGACAGGTAAAGAGCATCCCGACTGCAGCCTCCTGCTGGGAACTGAGCGAGCGCTGAGGAGCGTTTTGTCCCGCTGTCATGCGATCCTGGAGGAAGACGTCCGGTGGGAGGAAGGCGAAGGATCTGGACAAAG CTGCTCCGGTGCAGCAGCTGGTGGATCTTCTGCAaactgctgcaggaggagccAGCAGACCAGAGAGTCTCAGCAGGAGGCCAACGCCGCAGCTCAGAG AGACGACCAGCAGGCCGTCAGCCTCACCAACGGAGTCGACGGCGGTCACTCGATGCGTCTGGAGTGCTGGTCCTGCAGCCCAGTGAGGAGGAAGGTCTGCGGAAGAGACCGGACCACCCAGAACCAGCCGGCCCGTGACTGTGGACACGCCTACTGCTCCCTCCTGACTCCCGACACTGCCGGATGGGGAGAGAACAGCGACTCGGGCCAGGGCACCTTCAGCCAGCCCACCGGGAAAAGCACCAACGAGTTGGAGGCACCTCACACCAACCACAGCGTTGAGGACGGCGAGACAGACCAAGATGACACCTCAGCCTTCGACTACTCCTCTGTCACTTCCTGCAGCCCGGACGGCACCCTGCGCAGGGACATGATGGGCAGCAACAGTGGGGAGGATGAAGACGAGGACAGCCAGGTGCCCGTGCTGTTAAAGCCCTCatacagccagcagcagcagcagcagcagtcgcCCAGAGAGaggactgtgtgtctgaggtggcAGATTCCCAGACTgacccctcaccctcctctgaGAAACACCGCAGGGTCGTGCGTGGACGGGCCGACGCCGTGCCTCATCAGCTCCTACGGGAAGAGGCTGGTCAGCGTCAGGAAAGGGTCGCCTCCTTTGCATCCAAAAAGTGCCTTCAGGCCCATCTGGGATGATCCATCCAAACAG GCTGACTCAGCtccagagaaagacagcagacaAGGATTCATTCCGATCCAAGCCCCAGCGAGGCAAAGCTTTCAGAATTTCAACCCGAGCAGAGAAAACCTGAG ACCAGGCCTGTCTCAGCAGCAGCGAGGCAACCACGCGGCAGCCATGAGCGGTGGAGGACTGTGGGACGACAGTGAGGACAGCGAGGGACCctgcagcacagtttga